From one Sus scrofa isolate TJ Tabasco breed Duroc chromosome 9, Sscrofa11.1, whole genome shotgun sequence genomic stretch:
- the TRIM68 gene encoding LOW QUALITY PROTEIN: E3 ubiquitin-protein ligase TRIM68 (The sequence of the model RefSeq protein was modified relative to this genomic sequence to represent the inferred CDS: inserted 1 base in 1 codon) — MDPAALMEAVVEEVACPICMTFLKEPVSIDCGHSFCHSCLSGLWEVPGEAPNWGYSCPLCRAPVQPRNLRPNWQLANVAEKIRRLGLHPGMGLKGDVCEPHGQQLRMFCQEDGLLMCEACSRAPEHEAHRVLPMEDVAWDYKWKLHEALEHLRKEHEEAWKLEVGERKRTANWKIQVETRKQSIMWEFEKYRRLLKKKQPPGRRLEVEAAAALASLEQEEGETARKLELNHDALIQQSRVLWRMIAELEDRSQRPVRWMLQGIQDVLNRSQSWRLQRPEPVSLELKTDCRVPGLREILKTFAADVRLDPDTAYSRLIVSEDRKCVRYGDTKQKLPDNPXRFYRYNIVLGSQCISSGRHYWEVEVGDRSEWGLGVCRESVDRKEVVYLSPHYGFWVIRLRKGSEYRAGTDEYPLLSLPVPPRRVGVFLDYEAHDISFYNVTDNGAHIFTFPHYPFPGRLLPYFSPCYSIGANNTAPLTICSLDGED, encoded by the exons ATGGATCCCGCAGCGTTGATGGAAGCCGTTGTGGAAGAAGTGGCCTGTCCCATCTGCATGACCTTCCTGAAGGAGCCCGTGAGCATCGACTGTGGCCACAGCTTCTGCCACAGCTGTCTCTCCGGCCTCTGGGAGGTGCCAGGGGAAGCCCCCAACTGGGGTTACTCCTGTCCCCTCTGCCGGGCCCCCGTCCAGCCAAGGAACCTGCGGCCTAATTGGCAGCTGGCCAACGTCGCAGAGAAGATCCGACGGCTAGGGCTGCACCCCGGAATGGGGCTGAAGGGCGACGTGTGTGAGCCCCACGGGCAGCAGCTGAGGATGTTCTGCCAAGAGGATGGCCTGCTCATGTGCGAGGCCTGCAGCCGGGCCCCCGAGCACGAGGCCCACCGGGTCCTGCCCATGGAGGATGTCGCCTGGGATTATAAG TGGAAACTGCACgaggccctggagcatctgaGGAAAGAGCACGAAGAGGCCTGGAAGCTGGAAGTGGGTGAGAGGAAGCGAACTGCCAACTGGAAG ATACAGGTGGAAACCCGAAAGCAGAGCATCATGTGGGAGTTTGAGAAATACCGGCGGTTACTAAAGAAAAAGCAGCCACCAGGTCGGCGGCTGGAGGTCGAGGCGGCCGCAGCTCTGGCCAGcctggagcaggaggaaggggagacgGCGCGCAAACTGGAGTTGAATCACGACGCGCTCATCCAGCAGAGCCGGGTCCTGTGGCGGATGATCGCGGAGCTGGAGGACAGGTCTCAGAGGCCCGTCCGCTGGATGCTGCAG GGCATCCAGGACGTCTTAAACAG GAGCCAGTCCTGGAGGTTGCAGCGACCCGAACCCGTCTCGCTGGAGCTGAAGACAGACTGCCGAGTGCCGGGGCTGCGAGAGATCCTGAAGACGTTTGCAG CGGACGTGCGCCTGGATCCGGACACGGCTTATTCTCGCCTCATCGTGTCTGAGGACAGAAAATGCGTGCGCTACGGAGACACCAAGCAGAAACTGCCCGACAATC AGCGGTTTTACCGCTACAACATCGTGCTGGGCAGCCAGTGCATCTCCTCGGGCCGGCACTactgggaggtggaggtgggagacAGGTCCGAGTGGGGCCTGGGGGTGTGCAGGGAGAGCGTCGACCGGAAGGAGGTGGTCTACTTGTCCCCCCACTACGGCTTCTGGGTGATCAGGCTGCGGAAGGGCAGTGAGTACCGGGCGGGCACCGACGAGTACCCGCTCCTGTCGCTGCCTGTGCCGCCCCGCCGGGTGGGGGTCTTCCTGGATTACGAGGCCCACGACATCTCCTTCTACAACGTGACCGACAACGGCGCCCACATTTTCACTTTCCCCCACTACCCCTTCCCTGGGCGCCTCCTGCCCTATTTCAGTCCTTGCTACAGCATCGGGGCCAACAACACCGCTCCCCTGACCATCTGCTCCCTGGACGGGGAGGACTAG
- the LOC100738212 gene encoding olfactory receptor 52I1-like, with product MSVLVPSSPELKTPSGSPDTTAGNESYRTASFSYIALYINRKAVSYVMLGPSYNHAMETPATFILVGIPGLPSSHVWLAVSLSITYVAALLGNSLIVTVIWTDSALQEPMYHLLCVLAAVDMAMASSVVPTMVSIFSSGHSSISFTACFTQMYFVHAATAMETGLLLAMAFDRYVAVCKPLHHKRILTPRVLWGMSVTIAVRAITFMTPLSWMVSQLPFCGSNVVLHSYCEHMAVATLACADPRPSCLYSLIGSSIIVGSDVAFIAASYILILQAVFRLSSKNAQLKALGTCGSHVGVMALYYLPGMASIHVAWLGTHAVPLHTQVLLADLYLIIPPTLNPIIYGLKTNQLRKRTWSLLMRCLLEHSNLGL from the coding sequence ATGTCAGTTTTAGTCCCTTCGTCCCCTGAGCTGAAAACACCATCAGGCTCTCCTGACACCACCGCTGGGAACGAGTCTTACAGGACTGCATCCTTTTCTTATATCGCTTTATACATTAACAGAAAAGCAGTCTCGTATGTGATGCTGGGCCCATCCTACAACCATGCAATGGAAACCCCTGCAACATTCATCCTGGTGGGTATCCCAGGTCTGCCATCTTCACATGTCTGGCTGGCTGTCTCACTGAGTATCACGTATGTCGCAGCCCTGCTAGGAAACAGCCTCATAGTGACTGTGATCTGGACAGACTCCGCTCTGCAAGAGCCCATGTACCACCTCCTATGTGTGCTGGCTGCCGTGGACATGGCCATGGCTTCCTCTGTGGTGCCCACGATGGTGAGCATCTTCTCCTCCGGGCACAGCTCCATCAGCTTTACTGCCTGCTTCACTCAGATGTACTTTGTCCATGCAGCCACAGCTATGGAGACAGGACTGCTCCTGGCCATGGCTTTCGACCGCTATGTGGCCGTCTGTAAGCCcctacaccacaagagaattctcaCGCCTCGCGTGCTGTGGGGGATGAGCGTGACCATTGCCGTCAGAGCCATCACATTCATGACACCACTGAGTTGGATGGTGAGTCAGCTCCCTTTCTGTGGCTCCAATGTCGTTCTCCATTCCTACTGTGAGCACATGGCTGTGGCCACGTTGGCGTGCGCTGACCCCAGGCCCAGTTGTCTCTACAGCCTGATTGGTTCCTCCATTATTGTGGGTTCTGATGTGGCCTTTATTGCTGCCTCCTATATCCTGATTCTTCAGGCCGTATTCCGGCTCTCCTCAAAGAATGCTCAGCTGAAAGCATTaggcacctgtggctcccacgTGGGGGTCATGGCTCTGTACTACCTACCTGGGATGGCATCCATCCACGTAGCCTGGCTAGGGACGCACGCGGTGCCTTTGCACACTCAAGTTCTGTTAGCAGACTTGTACCTGATCATCCCACCCACCTTAAACCCCATCATCTACGGCCTGAAGACCAATCAACTGCGGAAGCGAACGTGGAGCTTGCTGATGCGCTGCCTACTGGAGCACTCCAACCTGGGTTTATGA